Part of the Cystobacter ferrugineus genome, CGCACCACCAGCTCACAGCGCTGGTGGCGTGGGTCGAGCGTGGCGCGCACGGAGATGACGGGAGGCGCGCCCTCGCGGTGGAACTTCAAGGCGTTGGCCACCGCTCAAGCCCACACTTTCGATCCTGGCGAACTCTCCGCCCTCCGCGCCGCTGCCACCCTCGGCCTCGGCGCATGTTGACGTCATTGCCATCCAGGGCTTGGAGTACGCTCCTCCATGACCGTGTCCCTCTCCCACTCGCGACTTCGCGCGCCCAAGGCGTTTCCGGTACTGACCCTGCTGGCTCTTCTCTGTGGCTGCTGGCGTGAGCCCACTGACGTCGTGGTGGTGCGCTCCTCGGTGCCGCTACTGGCCGACGACTCGGAGGGCGCCGCGGTCGTGCGTGAGGCCACCTTCGGAGAGACCCTGAAGGTCTCGCGCCCACGCTTCGGCTCGGGAGCGTTCTCGCGGCTCGAGTCCGCCCCCGGCTGCGAGCGGTGCTTCATCCGGGCCACCGACGTCGAGCCCTTGCCGCTGAAGGGAACGCCGATGTGGGTGGCCCAGGCCTCGCTCGAGGTGACCCGCGGTGAAGGACAGTTCCTGGAGTCACTGCCCTTCGACACGGAGGTCGTGGCCCTCCTCGAAGCGCCCTGGCTGCCCGCGGACAAGGCCGCGCTCCTGCGCGACGGGCGTCCCTTCGCCCTCGTGGCCCGTGCGGGCCTGTCGCCCGCGAAGCCGGACACCGAGAGCGTGCTCACCCAGGTGTACCAGGCGCTGGGGGCGGTGGACTTCGTGAATGCACGCCGCTGGCTCAGCATCGGGGCGGCCCTCCTGGGCAAGCAGGCGCCCGCGGCGGGCGGGACTTCTCCCCTGGACGCCCTGCGCTACTGGCTCGATGTGCACACCGAGAACCCGCGTCTGGTGGGGCCCGAGGGCACGCCGCCACCGGCAGGCGCGGGCGTGCCGCCGCTGCGCTCCACCGAGCCTCCGGCCGACGCCGGGCCGGCGTTCGTGTCCACCGCGCTCGCGACGCTGCATGCGCGCGGCGCGGTCGGGAGCGCGGCCCTGGGAGGCCTCGCGGCGGGCACCCCCGTGCGTGTCCTCTCGCTCAAGGGGGAATGGGCCGAGGTCGCCGTGGAGCGTGGTGCGCGGGTGGAACCGGGCAGTGACGTGACGCTGGACTGGAATGATCTGCCAGCGGCCAAGGACGCGCCACCTTCGGAGGAGGGCGTGGCGGACGCGGGAGTGGCGGAGGCGGGGGGCGTGGCCTCTGGTGACGCGGGCGAGCCCGATGCCGCCTCGCCCGCCATCGCCGAGGCGGGCCTGGATGCCGGTGTCTCACCCGCCCCCCAGGCGCGCGGCCCCGAGGAGATCACGGGCTTCATCGAGCGGACGCTGCTGACGACGGCGCGACCAGACGCGGCGGCGCTGGCGTCCGCGGCCCGAAGTTCCGGCGTGCCGCACGAGCGGGCCGCGGCACTGCTCGCCACCGCCTGGGCCCTCTCCCCCGAGGACGGTGCGCTGGGCAAGGAGCTGTTGGCCCATGCCGTCGCACTGCGGGAGCCCCGGCTGACGGTGGAGACCGCCGCCGCGCTCCGAGATTCAGCGGGACCCGCCGTCACGTTCGATGTGCAGTTGCTGGCCGGGTGCCAGGGGGATTTCCGCAAGGCGCGCCTCGTGACAGGTGGGGCCTTCCCCAAAGAGCCGCGTACGGGTGCGCTGTGCGTGCATCAGGTCGAGCTCCCGCGGATGCCCGGGTCCTGCTGGGGGGACAAGGCCGAGCGCGATTACGCGCGTGAGGTGGCCGCCCAGGAGCGCCTGCTGCGCCCGCTGAAGACGCCGCGCCTCAGGCTGGTCATCCGCAACCGCCGCGGAGCCGCGCTGGCCCCGCCCGGGGGGCTGTATGTGGCCCGTACGCCGGGCCCCTTCCACGTGATAGGCGGTTCCGTCGAATGGGCGGTGGAGCCGTATTCGTCGGGGCCCACGCCGGAGCTGGGGTTGGTGCGCGTGCCGCTCGGGCCGCTGCGTCCCTCGTCGACGACGGTGGTCTGGATTGCCCTGGACACCTTCGCGCCCCAGAGCTTCGGGGTCACGATGGGCGACGCGCCGGACGCCGTGCGGCGGCTTCGGGAGGGGCAGGAACGTCTCGTCAGGAGTGTCTTCTCCCGGGAGAGCACCGCCCCCACCACCTGGTCCGAGGATGTCGAGGGTGCACGCTGGACCGTCGTGATGAAACAGCAGCACCACCAGATGTGCGGGGAGTGACGCCGCGGACGAGGTGCTCCAGACGCGCTGAGCCCTCTCGTGTCGGTGCGTCAACCCGGCCCGCGCGCCATGACGACGTAGTACACGCACACACCGCGCCCCGCGTTGACGAAGGCGTGGGGCACGTCCGCCTCGAAGTAGAAGGCGTCCTGGGCCTCCACCGTGACGCTCCCGTCCGGGAAGTCGATGCGCAGCGTGCCCTTCTCCACCGCCAGGTGCTTGCCCACCGGGACTCCCTTGGACGGCAATTCCCCCGTCGAGGCGTGTGCCGGCAGGGTGAAGCGGACGAACTCCACGCCCCTGGTCTCGAACGCGGGGGACAGGAGCTGCCGTACCACGCCGCTCTCCGCGTCACGGAACGTGGGCTGCTGCGCCGGAGACAGCAGCACCCGCGCCTGCTTCGGCCTCGGCGGTGACAACAACTCCGACAACCCCACCCCGAGCCCCTGCGCGATACGCACCGCCACCACCAGCGTGGGGTTGTTCGTTCCCCGCTCCACCTTGGAGATCATCGCCCGGCTCACCCCGGAGCGCTCCGCCAGTGCCTCCAGCGTGAACCCCCGCGCCTGCCGCAGCTCCCGGATGCGTGCCCCCAACCGCGAGGCCTCCGCCGCCTCCAGCTCCGCCGCTTCTTCTCCACCCTCGTTCGACTTGACATTTCTCATATGTGAGAACACTAAAGGACCCACCCGAGCGGCCGTGCCCTGGGTCCGGCCGCCGGACTCCAATGGGCCGGTGGGTGGATACCAGGGGTGGGAATCCGGTGGGGGGATGCTCCCGCCCGGACGGGAGTCTGCCCGCCTCTTGGAAGAAGTGCACACGTTGTAGGGATCGTGAAATCACCTCGAGGTGGAGAGCATGGAGACTCGAAAGCTGGGGAAGCAGGGGCTGAGCGTTTCGGCCATGGGCCTGGGCTGCATGGGCATGTCCGATTTCTACGCCGGGCGGGATGACGCGGAGTCGGAGGCCACGCTGCTGCACGCGCTGGAGCGAGGCATCACCTTCTTCGACACCGCCGATGCCTATGGCCCGGGGCGCAACGAGGAGCTGGTGGGCCGGGTGCTGCGCCCGCACCGCGCCAAGGTGGTGCTGGCCACGAAGTTCGGCATCGTCCGGGATCCGAACAACCCGAACGCGCGCGGCATCAACGGCCGCCCCGAGTACGTGAAGCAGGCGTGCGAGGCCAGCCTCCGGCGGCTGGGCATGGAGGTCATCGACCTGTACTACCTGCACCGCGTCGATCCGAAGACGCCCATCGAGGAGACCGTGGGCGCCATGGCGGAGTTGGTGAAGCAGGG contains:
- a CDS encoding helix-turn-helix domain-containing protein, yielding MRNVKSNEGGEEAAELEAAEASRLGARIRELRQARGFTLEALAERSGVSRAMISKVERGTNNPTLVVAVRIAQGLGVGLSELLSPPRPKQARVLLSPAQQPTFRDAESGVVRQLLSPAFETRGVEFVRFTLPAHASTGELPSKGVPVGKHLAVEKGTLRIDFPDGSVTVEAQDAFYFEADVPHAFVNAGRGVCVYYVVMARGPG